The following coding sequences are from one Syngnathus acus chromosome 14, fSynAcu1.2, whole genome shotgun sequence window:
- the LOC119133504 gene encoding peripheral-type benzodiazepine receptor-associated protein 1-like isoform X8 encodes MLCRDIMRKGGDNPLLLSSKKPYHGQTNYGPQLETAHAVLEVEDEEIRHLQEVTSRRAWRKSKIEAKSSARKTRLNLEQLLLMLSGKINSEQGVYKLHRQELELEKAIILCHLLETHQDFIHKRHIARQLTQDGGSFHVNQSRTSKIDPCLSKKNSKLDHPVQREASSDLCLDDTTSGAVDTCWSSALKIQHPPNTPCAHCNDQAPDYTQSTGANESPPSKCMDRNMENGADYRFLVRQNFELLRALDELKKTCSILREENCLLRKSSAPETEEKVRRLRRKNTELAVLAKRLEERARKLQEANLKMVSAPALIRPGSVEHYKRAFARQRARDLAQHADALLCKEKEIAALQQNFRELEAQLGTANGSPVPSVRVEFEKLLRESQREVLRLQRQLAVTSTTQHQNQNPDPGGPEKCETPAQMVDEEGKVVGETPPRVPLDESPSRCEKTPGEEEEESGLPVTPPHPGLSPTPPQEEKNSQKHLHYLESELTKKRKECENLEHEAKKRQKKCLDLESQLEDEQGKNEKLEEEAHLLRRKAQLLDQTRVDNDDLKEELSKVSAQHNSVLEENQRLCAKLENLEQVLKHMREVAERRQQLELEHEQALAILKFKQDEIKRLQRAQLFAKREHEGVVQMLEELVELVLRRELSKVRDLEEKCRSQSEQFGLLSRELEKFRLQASKSDLAGAALLNHPGLSVLTNGVGLSTDRDCTDGSWDMESLSEIAFWSLEGGDTPSCPEGNDVAAALRSMGSTPHAAGLSRAERSPLTKHRELPTISVSKSANSSSKSETANLTPKSEGHLSPHKSSPTHEVDTASEVEELDVDLAPAPYAASRGASKLQVFIARYSYNPYDGPNDNPEMELPLTAGEYIYVYGGMDDDGFYEGELVDGRRGLVPSNFVEPVSDDDVMGTDPPETIELSHNSSLHSASHQHHLHASVRASDRSELSSVCGPASASSNSALAVSAPLTNGLDLDLEEVGADTVPYPRKLTLIKQLAKSIIISWDPPSVPAGWGNVWSYNVYVDQELRLNVPFGAQTKAVLERLDINLKAYRVSVQSLTEKGLSDQLRCSMLIGRDVCVAPTQLRVDRLTATSANLSWLPSNSNYVHIVFLNEEECELVKAGCYSLCLNNLLPSLRYSVKVEARPHRTPWELPVERRQRTSATINFSTLMAVSCPQSGNAGPPDAPLDVQLEHGPSPGIALISWLPVTIDCAGTSNGVRVTGYTIYADKKKVLEVSSPTAGSALLGPSQIQSLQAAQELTVRTMSAHGESCDSFPVNVPSKMAAIMAGSLASAPVAPPHACEPVGTTNLPPLLSLGKSAANASPVCPSPPNRDISSLTAEAAANSPQVPHSPASFVKAWADPTSAPEATSPVTSLVTPVQMTCPAWSAPQAPPVMAVAQTPEAPPPAATTSDQRRDADSPGTIRPFPSITDFIEDPCAKLEAPERVPTPPEAPITDLLNPSDTLILRPPSTSPLDSEVEEEQENKRLVSIEEFLRQDKDPAYTKGQQSFGTEPPNDYLADNSRSDLSDILEEEEEVYSDHLAEAPNRGYTITAGRVTKSEPSDSDEDVLERILKLPLQPYHDKQLFNIPEVTEEEDGPSRHHIQIQQRPGHLQPRGFLRQYHHHPQQHHFNVDPGSLTKEPLTKQVKPKTQHRVHYSDAADAVGYAEEKEVRGCEGPATRRGPVRCPAPNKDRVLLRGLGDRLRREAMLRSQKAATAAASNSGHDPTPPPRTYPVSKTVRTVKSPIGRRMEIDVDYGTDDNEEADATGEVVLEQMSSEWWIESAPVEHRGPSYRQGRKTLEPSQLTRLEAGPSWGPDSKSVALQSQQPKGSFDSAKKKGDPSQLRIFVALFPYEPATMSPNPDAAEEELPFREGQIITVYGDKDSDGFYRGESAGRSGYVPCNMVSEIQVEDEETRQQLLQQGFLSTPAPVEKIVESATLWEESVDSSSQDARSQAAAAPAANSAPGSRRMVAIFDYDPRESSPNTDIEAELTFSAGDIIHVIGDMDEDGFFYGDLNGQRGLVPSNFLQALAEDAAAEHASAQPAPEHKKESQGSSSIDQQDPRPSTNHDTFIPQEEPPCPQPTEDSEPLAVSSTLEPDPASPPAPHPALADCSAAGKKKKGFFSKGKKLFKRFGSSKKE; translated from the exons ATGCTGTGCCGTGACATAATGAGAAAAGGCGGCGATAACCCTCTGCTATTATCATCCAAGAAACCTTACCACGGCCAGACAAACTATGGACCGCAGCTAGAAACTGCACATGCTGTCTTGGAAGTGGAGGATGAAGAGATAAGGCACCTACAGGAGGTGACTTCCAGACGTGCATGGCGAAAAAGTAAGATTGAGGCCAAGAGCTCCGCACGCAAAACGCGATTGAATCtggagcagctgctgctgatgctgtCTGGGAAGATAAATAGTGAGCAGGGAGTCTATAAATTGCATAGGCAGGAATTGGAGCTGGAAAAAGCCATCATCCTCTGCCACCTGCTGGAAACCCACCAAGATTTTATACACAAAAGACACATTGCAAGACAATTAACCCAAGATGGTGGGAGCTTCCATGTAAATCAATCTAGGACCTCCAAAATTGACCCTTGTTTATCCAAGAAGAACAGCAAACTGGACCACCCGGTACAGCGGGAAGCAAGCAGTGACTTGTGTTTAGATGACACCACCAGTGGAGCAGTGGACACCTGTTGGAGCAGTGCTCTAAAAATTCAGCACCCTCCAAACACTCCTTGTGCACATTGCAACGACCAGGCCCCCGACTACACACAGTCAACTGGTGCAAATGAGTCCCCTCCCTCCAAATGCATGGACAGAAACATGGAG AATGGTGCAGACTACCGCTTTCTGGTACGTCAGAACTTTGAACTATTGCGAGCGTTGGACGAACTTAAGAAGACATGCAGCATACTGAGGGAGGAAAATTGCCTGTTG CGGAAGAGCAGTGCTCCAGAAACGGAGGAGAAGGTCCGACGCTTGAGGAGGAAGAACACGGAACTGGCAGTGCTTGCCAAAAGACTGGAGGAGAGGGCGCGCAAATTGCAGGAGGCTAACCTCAAAATG GTGAGCGCTCCAGCGCTGATAAGGCCCGGATCAGTGGAACATTACAAGAGGGCATTTGCACGACAGCGAGCACGTGACCTGGCCCAGCACGCCGACGCACTCTTGTGCAAGGAGAAGGAGATTGCCGCGCTGCAGCAGAACTTCAGGGAACTGGAAGCACAACTTGGCACTGCTAAC GGTTCTCCCGTCCCATCAGTCAGAGTGGAATTTGAGAAACTGCTCAGGGAGTCTCAGAGAGAAGTTCTCCGGCTTCAAAGGCAACTGGCCGTCACCTCAACCACCCAGCACCAAAACCAAAATCCCGATCCTGGTGGCCCAGAGAAGTGTGAGACACCTGCTCAGATGGTGGATGAGGAAGGgaag GTTGTAGGAGAGACCCCGCCGCGTGTGCCGTTAGATGAATCTCCATCTAGGTGTGAGAAGACTCccggagaggaggaggaggagtcggGGCTGCCAGTGACGCCCCCGCACCCGGGCCTCAGCCCGACTCCCCCCCAGGAGGAGAAAAATTCCCAGAAGCATCTTCACTATCTA GAGAGCGAGCTGacaaagaagagaaaagaatGTGAAAATCTTGAGCATGAAGCAAAGAAGCGGCAGAAGAAATGCCTGGATTTG GAGAGCCAGCTTGAGGATGAGCAGGGCAAAAATGAGAAGCTAGAGGAGGAGGCACATCTCCTCAGGAGGAAGGCGCAGCTGCTCGACCAG ACTCGAGTTGACAATGACGATTTGAAGGAAGAACTCTCCAAAGTGAGCGCTCAACACAATTCAGTTCTCGAGGAGAACCAGAGACTCTGTGCCAAACTGGAGAACCTAGAGCAGGTCCTAAAG CATATGCGAGAGGTCGCTGAGCGAAGGCAGCAGTTGGAATTGGAACATGAGCAGGCTCTGGCTATCCTTAAGTTCAAGCAGGATGAAATCAAACGCTTACAGCGA gctcAGTTATTTGCCAAGAGGGAGCATGAAGGAGTGGTCCAGATGTTGGAG GAGTTGGTTGAGCTGGTGTTGCGGAGGGAGCTG TCAAAGGTGCGAGATCTGGAGGAGAAGTGTCGCAGCCAGAGTGAACAGTTTGGCTTGTTGTCCCGAGAGTTGGAGAAGTTTCGACTGCAGGCCTCAAAGTCGGACCTGGCCGGCGCCGCCCTTCTCAACCACCCCGGCCTCTCTGTTCTGACAAATGGAGTGGGCCTTTctacagatcgag ACTGCACAGATGGCTCATGGGATATGGAGTCTCTGAGCGAAATAGCCTTCTGGAGTCTCGAGGGAGGTGACACTCCCTCCTGCCCCGAGGGTAACG ATGTGGCTGCGGCACTTCGCAGCATGGGGAGCACCCCGCACGCCGCCGGGCTGTCCAGAGCGGAACGCTCGCCGCTCACCAAGCATCGAGAGCTTCCCACCATCAGTGTCAGCAAGTCGGCCAACTCCTCCAGCAAGTCTGAGACTGCAAACCTCACCCCGAAGTCTGAGGGCCACCTTAGTCCGCACAAATCGAGCCCAACACACGAG GTCGACACAGCCAGTGAGGTGGAGGAGCTGGATGTGGACCTGGCCCCTGCACCTTACGCTGCCAGCAGAGGCGCATCAAAGCTGCAGGTTTTTATTGCACGATACAG CTATAATCCTTACGATGGGCCCAATGACAACCCCGAAATGGAGCTACCACTCACTGCAGGAGAATACATCTATGTGTACGGAGGCATGGATGATGACGGCTTCTATGAAG GCGAGTTGGTAGACGGAAGGAGAGGGCTGGTCCCCTCCAATTTCGTGGAACCCGTGTCAGATGACGACGTCATGGGTACGGATCCGCCAGAGACTATTGAGCTAAGCCACAACAGCAGTTTGCACAGTGCCAGCCACCAGCATCACCTCCACGCAAGTGTCCGCGCCTCCGATAGAAGCGAGCTCTCTTCCGTCTGCGGCCCCGCCTCCGCCTCTTCCAATTCGGCCTTGGCTGTCTCAGCCCCCCTCACCAATGGCCTGGACTTGGATTTGGAGGAGGTGGGAGCGGACACTGTGCCTTACCCACGTAAGCTCACCCTCATCAAGCAGCTCGCCAAGAGCATCATCATCAGCTGGGACCCTCCGTCGGTGCCGGCCGGGTGGGGCAACGTGTGGAGTTACAACGTCTACGTGGACCAGGAGCTCCGGCTCAACGTGCCCTTCGGCGCCCAGACCAAGGCGGTGCTGGAGAGACTGGACATCAACCTCAAGGCTTACCGCGTGTCCGTGCAAAGCCTGACGGAAAAGGGACTTTCGGACCAGCTGCGCTGCAGCATGCTCATCGGCAGGGACGTTTGCGTGGCCCCGACGCAGCTGCGCGTGGACCGGCTCACGGCTACGTCCGCCAACCTGTCGTGGCTtcccagcaacagcaactACGTGCACATTGTGTTCTTGAATGAGGAGGAGTGCGAGCTGGTCAAGGCTGGCTGCTATTCGCTGTGCCTCAATAACCTCTTACCCAGCCTGCGGTACAGCGTCAAAGTGGAGGCGCGGCCGCACCGCACGCCTTGGGAGTTACCCGTGGAGCGACGTCAACGCACAAGTGCCACCATCAACTTCAGCACGCTAATGGCAG TTTCATGCCCGCAGTCTGGGAACGCAG GCCCCCCTGACGCTCCATTAGATGTACAGTTGGAGCACGGTCCTTCACCAGGTATCGCTCTCATCAGCTGGCTGCCCGTCACCATTGATTGTGCCGGGACCTCCAACGGAGTCCGTGTCACTGGATACACCATATATGCAGATAAGAAGAAg GTGCTGGAGGTGTCTTCTCCAACAGCCGGCAGCGCTCTGCTGGGACCCTCCCAGATCCAGTCCCTACAGGCAGCTCAGGAGCTCACTGTTCGCACCATGTCAGCACACGGGGAATCTTGTGACTCTTTCCCAGTCAACGTGCcgtccaaaatggccgccattaTGGCCGGTTCGCTCGCGAGCGCCCCGGTGGCGCCGCCCCACGCCTGCGAGCCCGTCGGAACCACAAACCTGCCCCCGTTATTGTCTTTGGGAAAGTCCGCTGCCAATGCCTCCCCAGTCTGCCCGTCACCTCCGAACAGAGACATTTCTAGCCTCACAGCGGAGGCCGCTGCCAACTCTCCCCAAGTCCCACACTCACCAGCCTCATTTGTAAAGGCCTGGGCCGACCCCACGTCCGCACCCGAGGCCACGTCGCCCGTTACGTCGCTCGTCACCCCAGTG CAGATGACGTGCCCTGCTTGGTCGGCTCCCCAAGCGCCTCCTGTAATGGCGGTCGCACAAACACCAGAGGCGCCACCGCCGGCGGCGACCACGTCGGATCAACGCAGAGATGCCGATAGCCCCGGAACGATACGTCCCTTCCCATCCATTACAGATTTCATCGAAGATCCCTGTGCCAAACTGGAAGCGCCGGAGCGCGTCCCCACACCGCCCGAAGCCCCAATCACAGACCTCCTTAACCCTTCGGACACTTTAATCCTTCGACCCCCGAGTACTTCACCGCTGGACTCTGAGGTTGAGGAGGAACAAGAGAACAAACGCTTAGTGTCAATTGAGGAGTTTTTGAGACAAGACAAGGACCCAGCGTACACAAAGGGACAACAG AGCTTTGGCACAGAGCCACCCAATGACTACCTGGCTGACAATAGCCGCTCAGACCTGTCTGACATCctagaagaggaagaagaagttTACTCCGACCACCTGGCGGAAGCGCCCAACAGGGGATACACAATTACAGCTGGCAGA GTAACCAAATCGGAGCCTTCAGACAGTGATGAAGATGTTCTTGAGAGGATCCTTAAGTTGCCCCTTCAGCCGTACCACGACAAGCAGCTGTTTAATATTCCCGAGGTGACAGAGGAAGAAGACGGCCCTTCACGTCATCACATACAGATTCAACAGAGGCCCGGCCACCTTCAACCCAGAGGCTTCCTTCGTCAGTATCACCACCATCCACAGCAGCACCACTTCAACGTGGATCCCGGATCCCTCACTAAAGAGCCTTTAACGAAGCAAGTCAAACCCAAGACGCAGCACAGAGTTCACTATTCGGATGCAGCCGACGCTGTCGGTTATGCCGAAGAAAAAGAAGTGCGTGGATGTGAAGGTCCGGCCACCAGGCGAGGTCCCGTCCGCTGTCCTGCCCCCAACAAAGACAGAGTACTACTTCGAGGGTTAGGGGACCGCCTTAGGAGGGAGGCCATGCTCCGGAGTCAGAAGGCTGCAACGGCGGCAGCGTCTAACTCGGGCCATGACCCTACCCCGCCGCCAAGAACCTACCCAGTAAGCAAAACAGTACGCACCGTCAAATCACCAATTGGGCGTCGGATGGAGATTGACGTGGACTATGGGACGGATGACAATGAGGAAGCAGATGCCACAGGGGAAGTGGTGCTAGAACAGATGAGCTCAGAGTGGTGGATCGAAAGCGCTCCAGTGGAGCACAGAGGACCTTCCTACCGCCAAGGAAGAAAGACCTTG GAGCCCAGTCAACTAACAAGATTGGAGGCGGGTCCATCATGGGGGCCGGACTCCAAATCAGTGGCTTTGCAAAGCCAGCAGCCGAAAG GTTCTTTTGACTCAGCCAAGAAAAAAGGAGATCCCAGCCAATTGCGCATCTTTGTGGCCCTCTTCCCTTATGAGCCTGCCACCATGTCACCTAACCCGGACGCCGCTGAGGAAGAGCTGCCTTTTCGAGAAGGACAGATTATCACA GTTTACGGTGATAAAGATTCAGACGGGTTCTACCGAGGAGAGTCCGCTGGTCGTTCGGGCTACGTGCCTTGCAACATGGTGTCCGAGATCCAGGTGGAGGATGAAGAAACCCGGCAGCAGCTTCTGCAGCAGGGCTTCTTATCAACCCCAGCGCCCGTAGAGAAGATAG